The Terracoccus luteus genome includes a region encoding these proteins:
- a CDS encoding DUF3618 domain-containing protein: MSDTAAIEAQIKAARGRLEGTVNELAYRAQPQVIAERQMQSLKLRFDRATRTPDGELRVERVAAVAAAVVAVVALSVVLRRRR, from the coding sequence ATGAGCGACACCGCGGCCATCGAGGCGCAGATCAAGGCCGCCCGGGGCAGGCTCGAGGGCACCGTCAACGAGCTCGCATACCGGGCGCAGCCGCAGGTCATCGCCGAGCGCCAGATGCAGTCGCTCAAGCTGCGCTTCGACCGCGCCACGCGGACCCCCGACGGTGAGCTGCGCGTCGAGCGCGTGGCGGCGGTGGCCGCCGCCGTCGTGGCCGTCGTCGCCCTCAGCGTCGTCCTGCGCCGGCGCCGCTGA
- a CDS encoding PrsW family intramembrane metalloprotease produces MSSGDVTTTGSGGAAGPPGTQGTGGWSAVANPTRRPLLRRVLTVGVASSVFLVCLLVLLGILGRALTAQTIVLAALVAIVPLLVVVPTFLWLDRFEAEPSRYLVFAFLWGALVAVVGAFFLNTLGLQLLVDASWRDPLETGAVYLAPVTEETLKGLGVLLVFLLRRKEFDGVIDGIVYGGLVGAGFAFSENILYIGQAYTEAGSEGLTSVFIVRCLMGPFGHPLFTALTGIGIGIAVAVRRPLLRVATIAVGWVCAMLLHGTWNLSALAGTNGFLEAYLTVQVPLFVAFIAFLLWLRRREGRLIGLHLSPYADAGWLTHAEVQMLSHLRLRHSARAWARANGGAPAKRSMDAFQDSASDLALLRSRLVHGTAEPDAAQRELVLLEAITAHRRDFIGSPVT; encoded by the coding sequence ATGAGCTCAGGGGACGTCACGACGACCGGATCCGGTGGCGCCGCAGGCCCGCCCGGCACGCAGGGGACGGGCGGGTGGAGCGCCGTCGCCAACCCGACGCGGCGACCGCTGCTGCGGCGCGTGCTCACCGTCGGCGTCGCCAGCTCGGTGTTCCTCGTCTGCCTGCTCGTCCTGCTCGGCATCCTCGGGCGTGCCCTCACCGCGCAGACCATCGTGCTGGCCGCCCTCGTCGCGATCGTGCCGCTGCTCGTCGTCGTACCGACCTTCCTCTGGCTCGACCGGTTCGAGGCGGAGCCGAGCCGCTACCTCGTCTTCGCCTTCCTCTGGGGCGCCCTCGTGGCGGTCGTCGGCGCGTTCTTCCTCAACACCCTCGGGCTGCAGCTGCTCGTCGACGCCAGCTGGCGCGACCCGCTCGAGACCGGCGCCGTCTACCTCGCGCCCGTCACGGAGGAGACCCTCAAGGGCCTCGGCGTCCTGCTCGTCTTCCTGCTGCGACGCAAGGAGTTCGACGGGGTCATCGACGGCATCGTCTACGGCGGCCTCGTCGGCGCCGGCTTCGCCTTCAGCGAGAACATCCTCTACATCGGCCAGGCCTACACGGAGGCCGGCAGCGAGGGGCTGACGAGCGTCTTCATCGTCCGCTGCCTCATGGGGCCCTTCGGCCACCCCCTCTTCACGGCCCTGACGGGCATCGGCATCGGGATCGCCGTCGCGGTGCGCCGCCCGCTGCTGCGCGTCGCGACCATCGCCGTCGGCTGGGTCTGCGCGATGCTGCTCCACGGCACGTGGAACCTCTCGGCGCTCGCCGGCACGAACGGCTTCCTCGAGGCCTACCTCACCGTGCAGGTGCCGCTCTTCGTCGCCTTCATCGCCTTCCTGCTCTGGCTGCGCCGCCGCGAGGGCCGGCTCATCGGGCTGCACCTCTCGCCCTACGCCGACGCGGGGTGGCTGACCCACGCCGAGGTGCAGATGCTCTCGCACCTGAGGCTGCGCCACTCTGCCCGCGCCTGGGCCCGCGCGAACGGCGGGGCACCGGCCAAGCGGTCGATGGACGCGTTCCAGGACAGCGCCAGCGACCTCGCGCTGCTGCGCTCGCGTCTCGTGCACGGCACCGCCGAGCCGGATGCCGCCCAGCGCGAGCTCGTGCTGCTCGAGGCGATCACGGCCCACCGTCGCGACTTCATCGGTTCGCCCGTCACCTGA
- a CDS encoding non-canonical purine NTP pyrophosphatase yields MTDVVLATRNGHKVTELRVILADVAGELDLTIVGLDAHPDAPDVVEDGVTFEQNALLKATSAVRATGLPAVADDSGLAVDVMGGSPGIFSARWSGGRGDLANTELLLAQLGDVRDEHRGAAFVCAAALVLPDGRSVVETRRYPGHVARGPRGDGGFGYDPVFVPSEQPVRGPSGRAVGGELTLAEFTAQEKNDASHRALAFRALVPHLKELLSP; encoded by the coding sequence GTGACCGACGTCGTCCTCGCCACCCGCAACGGCCACAAGGTGACCGAGCTGCGCGTCATCCTCGCCGACGTCGCGGGCGAGCTCGACCTGACCATCGTCGGCCTCGACGCCCACCCCGACGCGCCCGACGTCGTCGAGGACGGCGTCACCTTCGAGCAGAACGCGCTGCTCAAGGCCACGTCGGCGGTGCGGGCGACGGGGCTGCCGGCGGTTGCCGACGACTCCGGTCTCGCCGTCGACGTCATGGGCGGCTCGCCCGGCATCTTCAGCGCCCGGTGGTCCGGCGGTCGCGGCGACCTCGCCAACACCGAGCTGCTGCTGGCCCAGCTCGGCGACGTGCGCGACGAGCACCGTGGCGCCGCCTTCGTGTGCGCCGCCGCCCTCGTGCTGCCCGACGGCCGGTCCGTCGTCGAGACCCGTCGCTACCCGGGCCACGTCGCCCGCGGCCCCCGGGGCGACGGCGGCTTCGGCTACGACCCGGTCTTCGTGCCCTCCGAGCAGCCGGTCCGCGGCCCATCCGGGCGCGCCGTCGGCGGCGAACTGACCCTCGCCGAGTTCACCGCGCAGGAGAAGAACGACGCCTCGCACCGGGCCCTCGCCTTCCGGGCCCTCGTGCCGCACCTCAAGGAGCTGCTCTCGCCATGA
- the rph gene encoding ribonuclease PH: MTEQPPAATSAVTSDSGDTTDTTPRHDGRRVDQTREVRITRNWLDHAEGSVLVEFGRTRVLCAASFTEGVPRWLKGRGTGWVTAEYAMLPRATNTRSDRESVKGRIGGRTHEISRLIGRSLRAVIDTKALGENTVVIDCDVLQADGGTRTAAITGAYVALADAIEDARAKGLVARKARPLTGSVAAVSVGVVKGRAVLDLDYPEDSTAETDMNVVMTGDGRFVEVQGTAEGEPFDRELLGRLLDLATTGCADLTVRQQQALAGEGAGA; this comes from the coding sequence ATGACCGAGCAGCCGCCCGCCGCCACCTCCGCCGTCACCTCAGACTCCGGTGACACCACCGACACGACCCCGCGCCACGACGGCCGGCGGGTCGACCAGACCCGCGAGGTGCGCATCACCCGCAACTGGCTCGACCACGCCGAGGGCAGCGTGCTCGTCGAGTTCGGGCGCACCCGCGTGCTGTGCGCCGCCTCGTTCACCGAGGGCGTCCCGCGCTGGCTCAAGGGCCGCGGCACCGGCTGGGTGACGGCCGAGTACGCGATGCTGCCCCGGGCGACGAACACCCGCTCCGACCGTGAGAGCGTCAAGGGACGCATCGGCGGGCGCACCCACGAGATCAGCCGCCTCATCGGGCGCAGCCTGCGCGCCGTCATCGACACCAAGGCGCTCGGCGAGAACACCGTCGTGATCGACTGCGACGTGCTGCAGGCCGACGGCGGCACCCGCACCGCGGCCATCACCGGCGCCTACGTCGCCCTCGCCGACGCCATCGAGGACGCCCGCGCCAAGGGCCTCGTCGCCCGCAAGGCCCGGCCGCTCACGGGCTCGGTGGCCGCCGTCAGCGTCGGCGTCGTCAAGGGCCGCGCGGTGCTCGACCTCGACTACCCCGAGGACTCCACCGCCGAGACCGACATGAACGTCGTCATGACCGGCGACGGCCGCTTCGTCGAGGTGCAGGGGACCGCCGAGGGCGAGCCCTTCGACCGCGAGCTGCTCGGGCGGCTGCTCGACCTCGCCACGACCGGCTGCGCCGACCTCACCGTCCGCCAGCAGCAGGCGCTCGCCGGCGAGGGGGCGGGCGCGTGA
- a CDS encoding glycosyltransferase, protein MSGRHQPVRVLSIPGAHSYTQRIRATGRPGIRPEVVHLPDPPVPGGAPGQWWPPPALDPSWVRDHADEVDVVHLHFGFDASTPAALTAWVDALRQAGIPLVLTVHDVVNPHFVDQREHLDRLDVLVPAADALVTLTEGAADDIERRWGRRPDVVAHPHVAPAELVGSRAERRDDRFVVGLHLKGLRANVVAAPVVSALVAAASDLPGAQVTVHVHPEVLSEGHVRTDLTLARLLDEGDGVGPLRVVRHDRHSDDELWRYLQGLDVSVMPYAFGTHSGWIEACHDLGTAALAPTTGRWVEQQRSLTYDWPTEGEPDVDQIATALADAHRDRPRWQADRADRERQQREVADWHERLYVRLGAAS, encoded by the coding sequence ATGTCCGGACGCCACCAGCCCGTGAGGGTGCTGTCGATCCCCGGCGCCCACAGCTACACCCAGCGGATCCGCGCGACCGGGCGACCCGGCATCCGGCCCGAGGTCGTGCACCTGCCCGACCCGCCCGTGCCCGGCGGCGCCCCCGGCCAGTGGTGGCCCCCGCCGGCACTCGATCCCTCGTGGGTGCGCGACCACGCGGACGAGGTCGACGTCGTGCACCTGCACTTCGGCTTCGACGCCTCGACCCCGGCCGCGCTGACGGCGTGGGTCGACGCCCTGCGGCAGGCCGGCATCCCCCTCGTGCTGACGGTGCACGACGTCGTCAACCCGCACTTCGTCGACCAGCGTGAGCACCTCGACCGACTCGACGTGCTCGTGCCGGCCGCCGACGCCCTCGTCACCCTGACCGAGGGTGCGGCCGACGACATCGAGCGGCGCTGGGGACGGCGCCCCGACGTCGTCGCCCACCCGCACGTCGCCCCCGCCGAGCTGGTCGGCTCGCGGGCCGAGCGACGCGACGACCGCTTCGTCGTCGGGCTGCACCTCAAGGGCCTGCGGGCCAACGTCGTCGCCGCCCCGGTCGTGTCGGCGCTCGTCGCCGCCGCGTCCGACCTGCCCGGTGCGCAGGTCACCGTGCACGTGCACCCCGAGGTGCTGAGCGAAGGACACGTCCGCACCGACCTGACCCTCGCGCGGCTGCTCGACGAGGGCGACGGTGTCGGGCCGCTGCGGGTCGTGCGCCACGACCGTCACTCCGACGACGAGCTGTGGCGCTACCTCCAGGGGCTCGACGTCTCCGTCATGCCGTACGCCTTCGGCACCCACTCGGGCTGGATCGAGGCGTGCCACGACCTCGGTACCGCGGCCCTCGCCCCGACGACCGGCCGCTGGGTGGAGCAACAGCGCTCGCTGACCTACGACTGGCCCACCGAGGGCGAGCCCGACGTCGACCAGATCGCGACCGCCCTCGCCGACGCGCACCGCGACCGGCCCCGGTGGCAGGCCGACCGCGCCGACCGGGAGCGTCAGCAGCGCGAGGTGGCCGACTGGCACGAGCGGCTCTACGTGCGGCTGGGGGCGGCGTCGTGA
- a CDS encoding molybdopterin-dependent oxidoreductase, protein MTLTTPTEHPSDPSDPTNPPGHPDDATGATGASRSPWWFGALDGIVAGLLTVGVGTLLASVLVAMGLAGGQPAPVAAVSEAFIDRTPPWLKDFAISTFGTNDKRALLVGTVIVLTLLCAAIGVLTRRRMPVGLLAYAVVGAVGGAAVLSRPGSAPLDVLPVLVGTVLGLWFLRRSALGGLVAPDHLRGDTADDPGRRWLLGGGVGLLAAWAGGFIGGGSSAATASREAVAAAPATTAGSLVVPAGADLRIPGAVPFIVPNDDFYRIDTAIVVPRVDAATWKLKVTGMVEREVEIDWATLQGKEQQEAMITLMCVSNEVGGDLTGNAVWTGWPVRELLAMAGPKAGADMVLQTSVDGWTCGTPLTTLTDDRNALLATRMNGEPLPFEHGFPVRVVVPGLYGYVSATKWVTELKVTTFDADQGYWTPRGWAPLGPVKTESRVDVPKAGASVPAGKVAVAGVAWAQHRGISKVEVQVDDGPWTQARLAVDATVDAWRQWVYEWDATSGSHDLRVRAYDTTGEVQTPYDAPPAPDGATGIHTVTVRVD, encoded by the coding sequence ATGACCCTCACGACACCGACCGAGCACCCGTCCGACCCCTCGGACCCCACGAACCCGCCGGGTCACCCCGACGACGCCACGGGGGCGACGGGCGCGTCGCGTTCGCCGTGGTGGTTCGGTGCCCTCGACGGCATCGTCGCGGGGCTGCTCACGGTCGGCGTCGGCACGCTGCTCGCGTCGGTGCTCGTGGCGATGGGCCTCGCCGGCGGCCAGCCCGCGCCCGTGGCGGCCGTGAGCGAGGCCTTCATCGACCGGACCCCGCCGTGGCTCAAGGACTTCGCCATCTCGACGTTCGGCACGAACGACAAGCGGGCCCTGCTCGTCGGCACCGTCATCGTGCTGACGCTGCTGTGCGCGGCGATCGGCGTGCTCACCCGTCGTCGGATGCCGGTCGGTCTGCTCGCGTACGCCGTCGTCGGGGCCGTGGGTGGTGCCGCGGTGCTGTCCCGACCCGGGTCGGCGCCGCTCGACGTCCTGCCGGTGCTCGTCGGCACGGTGCTCGGCCTGTGGTTCCTGCGCCGCTCCGCGCTCGGCGGCCTGGTCGCGCCCGACCACCTGCGGGGGGACACGGCCGACGACCCCGGCCGGCGCTGGCTGCTCGGTGGTGGCGTCGGCCTGCTCGCCGCCTGGGCCGGGGGTTTCATCGGCGGTGGCTCGTCCGCCGCGACCGCCTCCCGCGAGGCGGTGGCCGCCGCGCCCGCGACGACGGCCGGCTCGCTCGTCGTGCCCGCCGGCGCCGACCTGAGGATCCCCGGCGCCGTGCCGTTCATCGTCCCCAACGACGACTTCTACCGCATCGACACCGCCATCGTCGTGCCGCGCGTCGACGCCGCGACCTGGAAGCTCAAGGTCACCGGCATGGTCGAGCGTGAGGTCGAGATCGACTGGGCGACGCTGCAGGGCAAGGAGCAGCAGGAGGCCATGATCACCCTCATGTGCGTGTCGAACGAGGTCGGCGGCGACCTCACCGGCAACGCCGTGTGGACCGGCTGGCCGGTGCGCGAGCTGCTCGCGATGGCCGGCCCCAAGGCGGGCGCCGACATGGTGCTGCAGACGAGCGTCGACGGCTGGACGTGCGGCACCCCGCTCACCACGCTCACCGACGACCGCAACGCCCTGCTCGCGACCCGCATGAACGGCGAGCCGCTGCCCTTCGAGCACGGCTTCCCGGTGCGCGTCGTCGTGCCCGGCCTCTACGGCTACGTCTCGGCGACGAAGTGGGTCACCGAGCTCAAGGTCACGACGTTCGACGCCGACCAGGGCTACTGGACCCCGCGCGGCTGGGCGCCCCTCGGTCCCGTCAAGACCGAGTCACGCGTCGACGTGCCGAAGGCGGGCGCGAGCGTCCCGGCCGGCAAGGTCGCCGTCGCCGGCGTGGCCTGGGCCCAGCACCGCGGCATCAGCAAGGTCGAGGTGCAGGTCGACGACGGGCCCTGGACGCAGGCGCGGCTCGCGGTCGACGCCACGGTCGACGCCTGGCGCCAGTGGGTCTACGAGTGGGACGCCACCTCCGGCAGCCACGACCTGCGCGTGCGCGCGTACGACACCACCGGTGAGGTCCAGACGCCCTACGACGCGCCGCCCGCGCCCGACGGGGCCACCGGCATCCACACCGTCACGGTGCGGGTCGACTGA
- the orn gene encoding oligoribonuclease → MSDSNARALSDRIIWIDCEMTGLDLGADALVEVAALVTDFELNQLGDGVDVVVRPPDAALEQMDDFVRTMHTTSGLIEEFAGGTTLEEAQARVLEYVREFVPEPRKAPLAGNTVGTDRNFLARDMPELEAHLHYRIIDVSSIKELSRRWYPRAYFNSPKKSGGHRALADIRESIAELRYYRSAVFVPQPGPDSDTAKALAAPHVIAPAAPTPPAAPAE, encoded by the coding sequence ATGAGCGATTCCAACGCACGGGCGCTGTCGGACCGCATCATCTGGATCGACTGCGAGATGACCGGCCTCGACCTCGGGGCCGACGCGCTCGTCGAGGTGGCCGCCCTCGTCACCGACTTCGAGCTCAACCAGCTCGGTGACGGGGTCGACGTCGTCGTGCGCCCGCCCGACGCCGCGCTCGAGCAGATGGACGACTTCGTCCGCACGATGCACACGACCTCCGGCCTCATCGAGGAGTTCGCGGGCGGCACGACCCTCGAGGAGGCCCAGGCCCGGGTGCTCGAGTACGTGCGCGAGTTCGTCCCCGAGCCGCGCAAGGCGCCGCTGGCGGGCAACACCGTCGGCACCGACCGCAACTTCCTCGCCCGCGACATGCCCGAGCTCGAGGCGCACCTGCACTACCGCATCATCGACGTCAGCTCGATCAAGGAGCTCTCGCGGCGCTGGTACCCCCGCGCCTACTTCAACTCCCCGAAGAAGTCCGGCGGTCACCGCGCGCTCGCCGACATCCGCGAGTCGATCGCCGAGCTGCGCTACTACCGCTCGGCGGTCTTCGTGCCGCAGCCCGGCCCCGACAGCGACACCGCCAAGGCCCTCGCCGCCCCGCACGTCATCGCGCCCGCAGCACCGACACCGCCCGCAGCACCCGCGGAGTAG
- the bcp gene encoding thioredoxin-dependent thiol peroxidase codes for MTDRLEPGDPAPAFTLTDDEGKQVSLGDFAGRKLIAYFYPAAMTPGCTTQACDFSESIASLARDGYAVVGISKDAPDKLATFRERDSITFPLLSDESLETHRAYGAWGEKKLYGKTVEGVLRSTFVIDEEGTVTHAMYNVKATGHVAKLRRDLGLAS; via the coding sequence ATGACCGACCGTCTCGAGCCCGGTGACCCGGCCCCCGCGTTCACCCTCACCGACGACGAGGGCAAGCAGGTGAGCCTCGGCGACTTCGCCGGGCGCAAGCTCATCGCCTACTTCTACCCGGCCGCGATGACCCCGGGCTGCACCACCCAGGCGTGCGACTTCAGCGAGAGCATCGCCTCGCTCGCCCGCGACGGGTACGCCGTGGTCGGCATCAGCAAGGACGCTCCCGACAAGCTCGCCACCTTCCGCGAGCGCGACTCGATCACCTTCCCGCTGCTGAGCGACGAGTCGCTCGAGACGCACCGGGCCTACGGCGCCTGGGGCGAGAAGAAGCTCTACGGCAAGACCGTCGAGGGGGTGCTGCGCTCGACCTTCGTCATCGACGAGGAGGGCACGGTCACCCACGCGATGTACAACGTCAAAGCCACCGGTCACGTCGCCAAGCTGCGGCGCGACCTCGGCCTCGCGAGCTGA
- a CDS encoding WcbI family polysaccharide biosynthesis putative acetyltransferase encodes MTGVGDAEKEDGVQASVGDGALDGVLDGVPEAAAVARDRPRALHYGEFYGLKPLPEGPLLVVHGNCQAESMRVLLQGAEGAPCVSVRIPAVHELAPDEVPLLQRLLAHASTVVTQPIADGYHDLPLGSAEVAAAAPGARVAVFPVFRWVGLFPWQAVYTDPDVGDPPVVPYHDLRTLLRALGRAVPDTTEDAVRAVSRWSLAELDRREQRAGAVRVHDLAEPAGVDAAHTANHPGNTVLIGAARRVEEALGWPVTAADPGRVLLGGVRAPLEPVVLRALGLDAGAARDHWLVGGEPVTTDEVESVQRAWYEAHPEVAQRLLTRAGQQLELLGVAS; translated from the coding sequence GTGACCGGCGTCGGAGACGCGGAGAAGGAGGACGGCGTGCAGGCCAGCGTGGGTGACGGTGCGCTCGACGGTGTGCTCGACGGTGTGCCGGAGGCCGCCGCGGTGGCGCGCGACCGACCGCGGGCGCTGCACTACGGCGAGTTCTACGGGCTCAAGCCCCTGCCGGAGGGGCCGCTGCTCGTCGTGCACGGCAACTGTCAGGCCGAGTCGATGCGGGTGCTGCTGCAGGGCGCCGAGGGTGCACCGTGCGTCAGCGTCCGCATTCCTGCGGTCCACGAGCTCGCCCCCGACGAGGTGCCGCTGCTGCAGCGGCTGCTCGCCCACGCCTCGACCGTCGTCACCCAGCCCATCGCCGACGGCTACCACGACCTGCCGCTCGGCAGCGCCGAGGTCGCGGCGGCCGCCCCGGGTGCACGCGTCGCCGTCTTCCCCGTCTTCCGGTGGGTGGGCCTGTTCCCGTGGCAGGCCGTCTACACCGACCCCGACGTCGGCGACCCGCCCGTCGTGCCGTACCACGACCTGCGCACGCTGCTGAGGGCGCTCGGTCGCGCGGTGCCGGACACGACCGAGGACGCCGTGCGCGCCGTCTCGCGGTGGTCGCTCGCCGAGCTCGACCGTCGAGAGCAGCGGGCCGGGGCCGTGCGCGTGCACGACCTCGCCGAGCCCGCCGGGGTCGACGCCGCCCACACGGCCAACCACCCGGGCAACACGGTGCTCATCGGGGCCGCGCGTCGGGTCGAGGAGGCCCTCGGCTGGCCGGTCACCGCGGCCGACCCCGGTCGGGTGCTGCTCGGCGGGGTGCGTGCGCCCCTCGAGCCCGTCGTTCTGCGCGCCCTCGGCCTCGACGCCGGCGCCGCGCGCGACCACTGGCTCGTCGGTGGCGAGCCGGTCACGACGGACGAGGTCGAGTCGGTCCAGCGTGCCTGGTACGAGGCGCATCCCGAGGTGGCGCAGCGCCTGCTGACCCGGGCCGGGCAGCAGCTCGAGCTGCTCGGCGTGGCCTCGTGA
- a CDS encoding glycosyltransferase family 2 protein, which produces MNDAPDVSVVVPYYERPDHLERLVAGLDAQTLDPSRFELVVADDGSAVPPTVSPRAYAVRVVSQPDLGFRAAAARNLGARSSRGDVVAFVDQDCVPAPEYLERMLAATTGEWSLTVGHRLHAELDGLTGDATLAWLRGAGPAPTVLPEPQWLLDAYARTDGLTRDDPRSYQLVISATLTVHRALLTRIGGFDESLTRYGGEDWDLGHRALVAGADTRWLEEAVVWHDGADLPSRTGWQEAKNRETLALASRVPDRDLRGEHLTWRVPDVVVRLRRGGHDVTDDPDATGTTEDVAVTLAAESLLRGTDARVWLDGPVPEGLEDPRLHEGPVPADVLGRARWIVDADVAVLTGTTLRRIVDSAPLRVPGLWVRSTRDENRSARGVAVQEPATSLPAGVGLAAVPPATVLERWWQSREPS; this is translated from the coding sequence GTGAACGACGCCCCCGACGTCAGCGTCGTCGTGCCGTACTACGAACGGCCCGACCACCTCGAGCGCCTCGTCGCCGGCCTCGACGCCCAGACGCTCGACCCCTCCCGCTTCGAGCTCGTCGTCGCCGACGACGGCTCGGCCGTGCCTCCCACGGTGTCGCCACGGGCCTACGCGGTGCGGGTCGTGAGCCAGCCCGACCTCGGCTTCCGCGCCGCCGCCGCCCGCAACCTCGGCGCCCGGTCCTCGCGTGGTGACGTCGTGGCCTTCGTCGACCAGGACTGCGTGCCGGCACCGGAGTACCTCGAGCGCATGCTCGCGGCGACGACGGGGGAGTGGTCGCTGACGGTCGGCCACCGGCTGCACGCCGAGCTCGACGGGCTCACCGGCGACGCGACGCTCGCCTGGCTGCGCGGTGCGGGGCCGGCGCCGACCGTGCTGCCCGAGCCGCAGTGGCTGCTCGACGCCTACGCCCGCACCGACGGCCTGACCCGCGACGACCCGCGCTCGTACCAGCTCGTCATCAGCGCCACCCTTACCGTGCACCGCGCGCTGCTCACCCGCATCGGCGGCTTCGACGAGTCCCTCACCCGCTACGGCGGCGAGGACTGGGACCTCGGCCACCGCGCTCTCGTGGCGGGCGCCGACACCCGCTGGCTCGAGGAGGCCGTCGTGTGGCACGACGGCGCCGACCTGCCCTCCCGTACGGGGTGGCAGGAGGCGAAGAACCGCGAGACCCTCGCGCTCGCCTCCCGGGTGCCCGACCGCGACCTGCGCGGGGAGCACCTGACCTGGCGGGTCCCCGACGTCGTCGTGCGGCTGCGGCGTGGAGGCCACGACGTCACAGACGACCCCGACGCCACTGGCACCACCGAGGACGTGGCGGTGACGCTCGCGGCCGAGTCGCTGCTGCGCGGCACCGACGCGCGGGTGTGGCTCGACGGCCCCGTGCCCGAGGGGCTGGAGGACCCGCGGCTGCACGAGGGGCCCGTCCCCGCCGACGTGCTGGGTCGGGCGCGGTGGATCGTCGACGCCGACGTGGCCGTCCTGACGGGGACGACGCTGCGGCGCATCGTCGACAGCGCGCCCCTGCGGGTGCCCGGCCTGTGGGTGCGGTCGACCCGTGACGAGAACCGCTCTGCCCGAGGCGTGGCGGTGCAGGAGCCGGCGACGTCGCTGCCCGCCGGGGTCGGGCTGGCCGCCGTGCCTCCGGCGACGGTGCTCGAGCGCTGGTGGCAGTCGCGCGAGCCCTCGTGA